In the genome of Candidatus Sericytochromatia bacterium, the window CTCGAGGGCCAAGCCCGTGCGTCGCAAGGCGGCCGTCAGGCCCTCCATATCGAAGCCGCTGCGCGTCTCCCGGCCGTCCGTCAGGGACGCCAGCAAGCGGTCCGGCGACAGCGGTCGCCCGGAGCGGGCCGCCAGCCAGCCCAGGCAGAGGGCGATCTCACGGTAATTGCGCGGGGGATGGGGACGAGGGGGTCTCATTTGCGATAGGCCCGGTCAAGGCTGGGCAACAGTTTGCCGCTCGCCTGCAACAGGCGCAGCTCCGTCAGCTGAACATCCACGCGGTTGGCCAGGAAGTTCGACTCCGCGTGATATCGCACGTTGATCAGTTCCGCCAGCGCGACCATGTCGGTGGCGAAGCGGGCCGTGCGTTTTACATAATCGATACCCGCGTTCATGGAGAACTTCGCAACCGCTTGATAATCTTTCAACACACGCTGTTGATCTTGCAGGGCGGCCAGAGTCGTCGAGAAGCGCCGCACGTCGATCGCGATCTCGCGAGACACCAGATCTTTTTGTGCAGCGGCTGACTGCCGGGCTGCATCGGCCTCACGCACCTGGGCCGGCACATCCTCCCCCAGCAAGCTCCAGTTGAGGCGCAGCATCGCCTGGTTGTCCCATTGCACCCCGCGCAACCCTTCCGCGTCCTGCAACACCCGCGAACTGGCCGTGGCATCCAGGACCGGCCAGTAAGCGGCCTTGGCCGCCAGGAAGGCCTGATCGGCCGCCTCGAGCAGCAGGGTCGCGCGTCGGATCGCGGGATGATTGAACATCACCTCCGGCAGCAGCTTTTCGGGTTCCGGGCGAGGTCGACTTTCGGGCGCCATCTCGGGCGGTGGCTGCAGATCGGTGCTGGAACCGGCCAGTTCCTTCAGCGTGATCAGGGCGCGAGCCAGCTCGGCTTCCTGTTCGATCTTCTCGACCATCAGCGGCGCCAGGCGCGCCTGCAGTTCCGTCAGGCGCGCCTTGGCCAGTTGATTGCGCATCAC includes:
- a CDS encoding TolC family protein, translated to MSVSRLPILISALAAILVIPAQPAMALTLLEAVERSIARSPEIASLKSQVELARARTEMASRPTQPQVGLDTGLGGQYSNLFGRGPATQFRRDLGARASQRLWDAQRTNHSVVSAEKRAQAAGLDVELARERLALLSAEAYLNAVRRKQILKLTQENITYHRWLVDVARERVMRNQLAKARLTELQARLAPLMVEKIEQEAELARALITLKELAGSSTDLQPPPEMAPESRPRPEPEKLLPEVMFNHPAIRRATLLLEAADQAFLAAKAAYWPVLDATASSRVLQDAEGLRGVQWDNQAMLRLNWSLLGEDVPAQVREADAARQSAAAQKDLVSREIAIDVRRFSTTLAALQDQQRVLKDYQAVAKFSMNAGIDYVKRTARFATDMVALAELINVRYHAESNFLANRVDVQLTELRLLQASGKLLPSLDRAYRK